In Ovis canadensis isolate MfBH-ARS-UI-01 breed Bighorn chromosome 3, ARS-UI_OviCan_v2, whole genome shotgun sequence, one DNA window encodes the following:
- the CACFD1 gene encoding calcium channel flower homolog isoform X2 produces the protein MSGAGGAAVAPASSAQPAQEEGMTWWYRWLCRLSGVLGAVSCAISGLFNCITIHPLNIAAGVWMVMAVVPVVISLTLTTLLGNAIAFATGVLYGLSALGKKGDAISYARIQQQRQQVDEEKLTDALEGEL, from the exons ATGAGCGGCGCGGGCGGAGCGGCGGTGGCGCCCGCGAGCTCGGCGCAGCCCGcgcaggaggagggcatgacgtGGTGGTACCGCTGGCTGTGTCGCCTGTCGGGGGTGTTAGGGGCAGTCT CTTGTGCAATCTCGGGCCTCTTCAACTGCATCACCATCCACCCTCTGAACATCGCGGCCGGCGTGTGGATGGT GATGGCGGTTGTTCCCGTCGTCATCAGCCTGACCCTGACCACACTGCTGGGCAACGCCATCGCCTTCGCCACCGGGGTGCTGTATGGGCTGTCTGCGCTGGGCAAAAA GGGCGACGCAATCTCCTACGCCAGGATCCAGCAGCAGAGGCAACAGGTGGACGAGGAGAAGCTCACGGACGCCCTGGAGGGGGAGCTGTGA
- the CACFD1 gene encoding calcium channel flower homolog isoform X1, giving the protein MSGAGGAAVAPASSAQPAQEEGMTWWYRWLCRLSGVLGAVSCAISGLFNCITIHPLNIAAGVWMVMNASVLLLCEAPSCCQFMEFANAVAAKADRLRSWQKAIFYCGMAVVPVVISLTLTTLLGNAIAFATGVLYGLSALGKKGDAISYARIQQQRQQVDEEKLTDALEGEL; this is encoded by the exons ATGAGCGGCGCGGGCGGAGCGGCGGTGGCGCCCGCGAGCTCGGCGCAGCCCGcgcaggaggagggcatgacgtGGTGGTACCGCTGGCTGTGTCGCCTGTCGGGGGTGTTAGGGGCAGTCT CTTGTGCAATCTCGGGCCTCTTCAACTGCATCACCATCCACCCTCTGAACATCGCGGCCGGCGTGTGGATGGT CATGAACGCCTCTGTCCTGCTGCTCTGCGAGGCGCCCTCCTGCTGCCAGTTCATGGAGTTTGCGAACGCTGTGGCAGCTAAGGCAGACCGGCTGCGCTCCTGGCAGAAGGCCATCTTCTACTGCGG GATGGCGGTTGTTCCCGTCGTCATCAGCCTGACCCTGACCACACTGCTGGGCAACGCCATCGCCTTCGCCACCGGGGTGCTGTATGGGCTGTCTGCGCTGGGCAAAAA GGGCGACGCAATCTCCTACGCCAGGATCCAGCAGCAGAGGCAACAGGTGGACGAGGAGAAGCTCACGGACGCCCTGGAGGGGGAGCTGTGA